In Primulina eburnea isolate SZY01 chromosome 3, ASM2296580v1, whole genome shotgun sequence, one DNA window encodes the following:
- the LOC140825752 gene encoding aldehyde oxidase GLOX1-like — protein sequence MNTPLILPFFLPQLMIILLLISSRYILSSAAAGKWDLLQSDIGITAMHMQLLHTDRVVIFDRTDFGLSNISLPHGKCRDDPNERIVKHDCTAHSVEYSVASNSIRPLMVQTDVWCSSGAVTPDGTLVQTGGFRDGEHAVRKYRPCSDDYCDWEENGGGLLVKRWYATNHILPDGRSIVFGGRETFNYEFYPKRRGADKVYESPFLRQTNDPGSENNLYPFIFLNEDGNLFIFANSRAILFNYNKGVVVKNYPTIPGGDPRSYPSTGSAVLLPLKKYGRAEVLVCGGAPRGAFMKARHGAFVGALNTCGRIGINDANPSWSMETMPMGRIMGDMVLLPNGNVLIINGGGSGTAGWEYGRDAVLSPVIYRPYNRVGMRFEVQTPSSRPRMYHSTAILLRDGRVLVGGSNPHEFYRFTKVRFPTDLTLEAFSPSYVNALRPKIVAPVSQSKITHGKPVRVRFTLPPGRVDASSVMVTMVAPSFTTHSFSMNQRLLILSRMNMAIVAGRTHEIQVTAPGSVNLAPSGYYLLFVSHQGIPSEGIWVQIT from the coding sequence CCGATATATTCTCTCCAGCGCTGCCGCTGGGAAGTGGGATTTGCTTCAATCCGATATCGGAATAACAGCCATGCACATGCAGCTCCTCCACACCGACCGCGTCGTCATTTTCGATAGAACTGATTTCGGGCTGTCCAACATATCCTTGCCGCACGGGAAATGCCGCGACGACCCGAATGAAAGGATAGTCAAACATGACTGCACCGCACACTCGGTGGAGTATAGCGTCGCTTCCAATTCCATCCGCCCCCTTATGGTGCAAACAGACGTGTGGTGCTCCTCCGGCGCCGTCACACCCGACGGAACCTTGGTGCAGACAGGAGGGTTCAGAGACGGGGAACACGCGGTTAGAAAGTACAGACCATGCAGCGATGATTATTGTGATTGGGAAGAAAATGGAGGGGGGCTCTTGGTGAAAAGGTGGTACGCTACGAACCATATCCTGCCGGATGGCCGGAGTATTGTTTTCGGCGGGAGGGAGACGTTCAATTATGAATTTTACCCGAAAAGACGTGGAGCGGATAAAGTTTACGAATCGCCGTTTCTGAGGCAGACGAATGATCCGGGGAGCGAGAACAATCTGTATCCATTTATTTTTCTGAATGAAGACGGTAACTTATTCATTTTCGCGAATAGCAGAGCTATCttgtttaattataataaaGGGGTGGTGGTTAAAAACTACCCGACAATTCCGGGTGGCGATCCTCGAAGTTATCCGAGTACCGGTTCTGCAGTTCTGCTGCCATTGAAGAAATATGGTAGAGCTGAAGTTTTGGTGTGCGGAGGGGCCCCCAGAGGAGCATTTATGAAGGCAAGACATGGTGCTTTTGTAGGGGCCTTGAATACTTGTGGGAGGATCGGGATCAACGATGCGAATCCTAGTTGGTCCATGGAGACCATGCCAATGGGTCGGATCATGGGGGACATGGTGTTGTTACCGAATGGCAATGTCTTGATCATAAACGGAGGGGGTTCGGGTACGGCCGGGTGGGAATATGGTCGGGACGCGGTTCTATCTCCTGTTATTTATCGACCTTATAATCGTGTAGGGATGAGGTTCGAAGTCCAAACCCCAAGCTCTAGACCTCGAATGTATCACTCGACCGCAATATTGCTACGTGATGGTCGAGTCCTGGTCGGAGGTAGCAATCCCCACGAGTTCTATAGGTTCACAAAGGTTCGTTTCCCCACGGATCTCACATTGGAAGCATTTTCTCCTTCCTATGTAAATGCCTTACGTCCGAAGATAGTTGCCCCCGTTTCACAATCAAAAATCACTCACGGAAAACCTGTCCGAGTACGCTTCACACTTCCTCCAGGTCGGGTAGATGCATCTTCCGTCATGGTAACGATGGTTGCACCGTCGTTTACTACACATTCATTTTCGATGAATCAGAGGCTGTTGATACTTAGTAGAATGAATATGGCGATTGTCGCGGGGCGCACACATGAAATTCAGGTCACCGCGCCGGGTTCTGTCAATTTGGCGCCGTCGGGATATTATCTTCTATTTGTGTCTCATCAAGGCATTCCAAGTGAGGGCATCTGGGTCCAAATCACATAA